From Pseudomonas sp. CCI4.2, one genomic window encodes:
- a CDS encoding NADP(H)-dependent aldo-keto reductase produces MEFRSLGKTDLKVSAIALGTMTWGEQNTAEEAFAQIRQSKDAGVNFLDTAEMYPVPPGGETYAETERIIGQYFKKYGDRNDWILASKVAGPGRMDHIRDGNPRLDRVNITAAVEASLARLNTDYLDLYQLHWPDRKTNFFGVLGYTHDAHDQPVEIEETLSVLDDLVRAGKIRHFGLSNETPWGTQRFLHVAQSLHLPRAVSIQNPYNLLNRTFEIGLAEIAIREQIGLLAYSPLAFGVLAGKYLNGARPASGRLTLFERFQRYNNPQVEIASAAYVALAHEHGLDPAQMALAYVTSRPFVTSNIIGATTLEQLTSNLASADVKLSQDVLAGIEAIHTRQPNPAP; encoded by the coding sequence ATGGAGTTTCGTTCACTGGGCAAGACCGACCTTAAGGTCAGCGCCATCGCGTTGGGCACCATGACCTGGGGCGAGCAAAACACCGCAGAAGAAGCCTTCGCACAGATTCGTCAGTCCAAGGATGCAGGGGTCAACTTTCTTGACACTGCGGAGATGTACCCGGTACCGCCGGGCGGCGAAACCTACGCCGAGACCGAGCGCATTATTGGCCAGTACTTCAAGAAGTACGGCGACCGTAATGACTGGATTCTGGCCAGTAAAGTCGCCGGACCAGGTCGCATGGACCACATTCGGGACGGCAACCCACGGCTTGATCGGGTCAACATCACTGCGGCGGTGGAGGCTAGCCTTGCGCGGTTGAACACTGATTATCTGGACCTGTACCAGTTGCATTGGCCGGACCGCAAAACCAATTTTTTTGGCGTGCTGGGCTACACCCATGATGCGCATGATCAGCCGGTTGAGATCGAAGAAACCTTGTCGGTATTGGACGATTTAGTGAGGGCGGGCAAGATTCGCCATTTTGGTTTGTCCAACGAAACGCCGTGGGGCACCCAGCGTTTCCTGCACGTGGCGCAAAGCCTTCACCTGCCACGGGCGGTATCGATCCAGAACCCTTACAACTTGCTTAACCGCACCTTTGAAATCGGCTTGGCGGAAATCGCGATTCGCGAGCAGATCGGTTTGTTGGCCTATTCGCCTTTGGCGTTTGGCGTGCTGGCAGGCAAGTACCTCAACGGCGCTCGCCCTGCGTCGGGTCGGCTGACGCTGTTTGAACGCTTCCAGCGCTACAACAATCCACAGGTTGAAATCGCCAGCGCAGCCTACGTGGCGTTGGCCCACGAACACGGCCTGGACCCGGCGCAAATGGCATTGGCCTACGTCACCAGCCGACCGTTCGTGACCAGTAACATCATTGGCGCCACCACGCTGGAGCAATTGACCAGCAACCTGGCCAGCGCCGACGTGAAACTGTCGCAGGACGTGCTGGCGGGTATCGAAGCCATCCACACCCGGCAACCCAACCCTGCGCCGTAA
- a CDS encoding rhodanese-related sulfurtransferase gives MSNLATRSFADIRRALLAHEELALVDVREEKPFAEAHPLFAANIPLSKLELEVFSRIPRRDTAITVYDDGEGLAAIALQRLSELGYSDVRLLQGGLQGWREAGGELFIDVNVPSKAFGELVESQRHTPSLAAEEVLALIEARADVVVLDARRYDEYQTMSIPGSISVPGAELVLRARELAPDPSTRIIVNCAGRTRSIIGTQSLVNAGLPNQISALRNGTIGWLLADQKLEHGQARRFAAVCEDTRKLATADALKVAHKAGVKRGSRADLHQWQTETGRSTYLFDVRTPEEFAQGHLPGSRSTPGGQLVQETDHYASVRGARLVLIDDDGVRANMSGSWLAQLGWDVFVVGDLQPKDFSEKGEWDAPIPEPRQAEEISAQTLAQWRDQGDVAVLDFTTSANYVKQHIPGAWWVLRAQLKQALGNIPVAQRYVLTCGSSRLARLAVAEVEALTGQPVFLLKGGTSTWFAAGFAVETGESQLASPRIDRYRRPYEGTDAPRKAMQAYLDWEFGLVSQLARDGTHGFFVI, from the coding sequence ATGAGTAACCTCGCCACCCGATCCTTTGCCGACATCCGTCGCGCACTGCTGGCCCATGAAGAACTGGCGCTGGTGGATGTTCGTGAAGAAAAGCCTTTCGCTGAGGCCCATCCGTTGTTCGCCGCCAACATTCCGCTGTCGAAACTTGAACTCGAAGTGTTCTCGCGCATCCCCCGTCGCGACACCGCCATTACGGTGTATGACGACGGCGAAGGCTTGGCGGCGATAGCGTTGCAACGATTGAGTGAACTCGGCTACAGCGATGTGCGACTGCTGCAAGGCGGTTTACAAGGCTGGCGCGAGGCCGGCGGCGAACTGTTTATCGACGTCAACGTGCCGAGCAAAGCCTTCGGCGAACTGGTGGAAAGCCAGCGCCATACGCCGTCATTAGCGGCCGAAGAAGTGCTCGCGCTGATCGAGGCAAGGGCCGATGTGGTAGTACTCGATGCCCGTCGCTATGACGAATACCAGACCATGAGCATTCCCGGCAGCATCAGCGTGCCGGGCGCCGAACTAGTGCTGCGCGCCCGGGAACTGGCGCCGGACCCCAGCACCCGGATCATCGTCAATTGCGCCGGTCGGACGCGCAGCATCATCGGCACTCAATCGTTGGTGAATGCGGGGCTGCCGAATCAAATCTCGGCGCTGCGCAATGGCACCATTGGCTGGCTGCTGGCCGACCAAAAACTGGAACACGGGCAAGCTCGACGCTTCGCCGCCGTGTGCGAAGACACCCGTAAACTGGCCACCGCTGATGCGCTGAAGGTCGCGCACAAGGCCGGGGTCAAGCGCGGGTCCCGCGCCGATTTACATCAGTGGCAAACCGAGACAGGCCGCAGCACCTACCTGTTTGACGTGCGCACCCCGGAAGAATTTGCCCAAGGCCATCTGCCCGGTTCGCGCTCGACACCTGGCGGGCAACTGGTGCAGGAAACCGATCACTACGCCAGCGTGCGCGGCGCTCGACTGGTATTGATCGACGACGATGGCGTGCGGGCCAACATGTCCGGCTCTTGGCTGGCACAACTGGGCTGGGACGTGTTCGTCGTTGGCGACTTGCAGCCTAAGGATTTCAGCGAAAAAGGCGAGTGGGACGCGCCCATTCCCGAACCGCGCCAAGCCGAAGAGATTAGCGCCCAAACCCTCGCCCAGTGGCGTGATCAAGGTGATGTTGCGGTGCTGGATTTCACCACCAGCGCTAACTACGTTAAACAGCACATACCCGGTGCGTGGTGGGTATTGCGTGCGCAACTGAAACAAGCGCTAGGGAATATTCCCGTCGCGCAACGCTACGTGCTGACCTGCGGCAGCAGTCGCCTGGCGCGGCTCGCCGTGGCGGAGGTCGAGGCGTTAACCGGCCAGCCAGTTTTCCTGCTCAAGGGCGGGACAAGCACATGGTTCGCCGCAGGCTTTGCCGTGGAAACAGGCGAAAGCCAGTTGGCTTCGCCGCGCATTGACCGCTATCGCCGACCTTACGAAGGCACCGACGCGCCACGTAAAGCCATGCAGGCCTATCTGGATTGGGAATTTGGTCTGGTCAGTCAGCTTGCCCGCGACGGCACCCACGGATTCTTCGTGATCTAG
- a CDS encoding cysteine dioxygenase, translated as MTQTRHPERLRAFIGALAELIDSNPSEGDLLHRGGKLLSQLVSVDDWLPDDYATPDPQHYQQFLLHADSRQRFCVVSFVWGPGQRTPIHDHRVWGLIGMLRGAEFAQGYARTESGRLEQEGPAIRLEPGHVEALSPRSNDIHQVSNAFNDRVSISIHVYGANIGAVKRAVYQPDGSEKLFISGYSNTLLPNIWDLSKEGQHP; from the coding sequence ATGACGCAGACTCGGCACCCGGAACGACTCAGAGCTTTCATTGGCGCGCTGGCGGAGCTGATTGACAGCAACCCGAGCGAAGGCGATTTGCTGCATCGCGGCGGCAAACTGCTGTCGCAACTGGTCAGCGTCGACGACTGGCTGCCGGACGACTACGCCACTCCTGACCCGCAGCACTATCAACAATTCTTGCTGCACGCCGATTCGCGTCAGCGCTTCTGCGTTGTCAGTTTCGTCTGGGGCCCTGGCCAGCGCACGCCGATTCATGACCACCGTGTCTGGGGGCTGATTGGCATGTTGCGCGGCGCCGAGTTTGCCCAAGGTTATGCCCGCACCGAAAGCGGCCGACTGGAACAAGAAGGCCCGGCCATTCGCCTTGAGCCCGGTCACGTTGAAGCCTTGTCACCGCGCAGTAACGATATTCACCAAGTCAGCAACGCCTTCAATGATCGAGTGTCGATCAGCATTCACGTGTACGGCGCCAACATCGGCGCGGTAAAGCGGGCGGTGTATCAGCCCGACGGGTCAGAAAAACTGTTCATCTCCGGTTATTCCAACACGCTTCTCCCGAATATCTGGGACCTGTCTAAAGAAGGCCAACACCCATGA
- a CDS encoding PA2817 family protein: protein MADATLAHQLNLLTHLRSILVALGEAEQVPEESHELFMERFDELVELLPRDPVESQYLGQEMLCQVIQRYPQIAHLVPRDLLWFFAGDCLHFMPDDEIELYQALEERRYEAEENEEPFDWNQEKALLALSIQDSKH, encoded by the coding sequence ATGGCCGACGCCACGCTCGCCCACCAACTGAACCTGCTGACACACCTGCGCAGCATCCTGGTCGCCCTTGGCGAGGCCGAGCAAGTTCCCGAAGAAAGCCATGAGTTGTTTATGGAGCGCTTCGACGAACTGGTTGAGCTGCTGCCCCGCGACCCAGTCGAGAGTCAATACTTGGGTCAGGAAATGCTCTGCCAAGTGATCCAGCGTTACCCGCAAATTGCTCATTTGGTCCCGCGTGACCTGCTGTGGTTTTTCGCTGGCGACTGCCTGCACTTCATGCCTGACGACGAAATCGAGCTGTACCAGGCACTGGAAGAACGCCGCTACGAAGCCGAAGAAAACGAAGAACCCTTCGACTGGAACCAGGAGAAAGCGTTGCTTGCGCTGTCGATTCAAGACAGCAAGCACTGA
- a CDS encoding acyl-CoA dehydrogenase, with the protein MLLLWIVVLVVGIAYLAHRRIAPLPALGIVALYLLAMGISSHAHGWLMAILWVLWLAVLLPLVLPDLRRKYFTAPLFSWFKKVLPPMSKTERDAIDAGTVWWDGELFSGRPDWEKLLAYPKVQFTEEEQAFIDGPTEELCAMVSDWQIGQAMDLPPHAWEHIKQHGFFALIIPKEYGGKGFSAYAHSQVAMKLATRSGDLASTVMVPNSLGPAELLLHYGTDEQRNHYLPRLARGDDIPCFALTGPLAGSDAGAMPDTGIICKGQWKGEEVIGLRLNWEKRYITLGPVATLLGLAFKAFDPEHLLGEEEDLGISLALIPTDTPGVEIGRRHLPLGAAFMNGPNAGKDVFIPLEFLIGGQEMLGKGWMMLMNCLSVGRSISLPAVGTGAAKFTSLVTGQYAQVREQFNVPLSAFEGIQEAMARIGGNAWLMDSARMLTANAVDLGEKPSVLSAILKYHLTERGRECISHAMDVHGGKGIIMGPNNYLGRNWQGAPIFITVEGANILSRNLMIFGQGAIRCHPFVLKEMALAGREDQDRALEEFDGLLLKHIGFAVSNAASTLVLNLGFGHLETAPGNSLSQGYFRALNRQAAAFAMLADLSMMLLGGELKRKERLSARLGDVLSHMYLASAALKRYHDLDSPEYLSPLFRWAMEESLGKAEQALDQLLNNFPSLILGRVLRVLVFPFGRRHTGPSDRLDAEVAEVMGRAKGDPTLEAMLAGCYRPQSADDPVGALQHACDLLSASHPLQQKLHHALKNGQVIPMAGEHLIDAALHAGVLQPVEAETLRAAEAARRKVIDVDDFDKEALTLAEGKTR; encoded by the coding sequence ATGTTGTTGCTGTGGATTGTGGTTTTGGTGGTCGGCATCGCCTACCTCGCTCACCGACGCATCGCGCCGCTGCCCGCCTTGGGTATCGTGGCGCTGTACTTGCTGGCCATGGGCATTTCAAGCCATGCCCATGGTTGGCTCATGGCAATCCTTTGGGTGCTGTGGCTGGCGGTCTTGCTGCCCCTGGTGCTGCCGGATCTACGCCGCAAATACTTCACCGCGCCGTTGTTTTCCTGGTTCAAGAAAGTCCTGCCACCGATGTCGAAAACCGAGCGCGATGCCATCGATGCCGGGACCGTCTGGTGGGACGGCGAATTGTTCAGTGGCCGGCCTGACTGGGAAAAGCTACTGGCTTACCCCAAGGTGCAATTCACCGAAGAGGAACAGGCCTTCATTGATGGTCCCACCGAAGAACTGTGCGCGATGGTCAGCGACTGGCAGATTGGCCAAGCGATGGACCTGCCACCCCACGCCTGGGAACACATCAAACAGCACGGCTTTTTTGCCCTGATCATCCCCAAGGAATACGGCGGCAAAGGTTTCTCGGCCTACGCGCACTCCCAAGTGGCGATGAAGCTGGCGACCCGCAGCGGCGATCTGGCCTCCACGGTCATGGTGCCCAACTCCCTGGGCCCCGCCGAACTGTTGCTGCATTACGGCACCGACGAACAGCGCAATCACTACCTGCCGCGCTTGGCCCGAGGCGATGATATCCCGTGTTTCGCCTTGACCGGCCCGCTGGCTGGCTCCGATGCGGGCGCGATGCCGGACACCGGGATTATCTGCAAAGGCCAATGGAAGGGTGAAGAGGTCATCGGCCTGCGCCTGAATTGGGAAAAACGCTACATCACCCTTGGCCCGGTCGCGACACTGCTGGGACTGGCATTCAAGGCGTTCGACCCGGAGCACTTGCTGGGTGAAGAAGAGGACTTGGGCATCAGCCTGGCGCTCATCCCCACCGACACCCCCGGCGTTGAAATCGGTCGCCGTCACCTGCCGCTGGGCGCGGCGTTCATGAATGGCCCGAACGCCGGCAAGGACGTTTTTATTCCGCTGGAGTTTCTCATCGGCGGCCAAGAGATGCTTGGCAAAGGCTGGATGATGTTGATGAACTGCCTGTCTGTCGGGCGTTCGATCTCGTTGCCTGCGGTGGGCACCGGCGCGGCCAAGTTCACCAGCTTGGTGACCGGGCAATACGCGCAGGTTCGTGAACAATTCAACGTGCCGTTGTCCGCGTTCGAAGGCATTCAAGAAGCCATGGCGCGGATCGGCGGCAATGCCTGGCTGATGGACAGCGCGCGAATGCTGACGGCCAATGCCGTCGATCTGGGGGAAAAACCCTCGGTCTTGTCGGCCATCTTGAAATACCACCTGACCGAGCGCGGCCGCGAATGCATCAGCCACGCCATGGACGTGCATGGCGGCAAGGGCATCATCATGGGCCCGAACAACTATTTGGGCCGTAACTGGCAAGGGGCGCCGATCTTTATCACCGTCGAAGGCGCGAACATTCTCTCGCGCAATCTGATGATCTTCGGTCAAGGCGCGATTCGCTGCCACCCGTTCGTCCTCAAGGAAATGGCCTTGGCCGGTCGTGAAGACCAAGACCGTGCGCTGGAGGAATTCGACGGCCTGTTGCTGAAACACATCGGTTTCGCCGTGAGCAACGCCGCCAGCACTTTGGTGCTCAACCTCGGTTTCGGTCACCTCGAAACCGCGCCGGGCAATAGCCTGAGCCAAGGTTATTTCCGGGCGCTGAACCGACAGGCTGCTGCCTTTGCCATGCTCGCCGACTTGAGCATGATGCTGCTCGGTGGCGAACTGAAACGTAAAGAGCGGCTGTCCGCCCGTCTCGGCGACGTCCTCAGCCATATGTACCTCGCTTCTGCTGCGCTCAAGCGCTATCACGACCTGGATTCACCCGAGTACCTGAGCCCGCTGTTTCGCTGGGCCATGGAAGAAAGCCTGGGTAAAGCCGAGCAGGCATTGGATCAACTGCTGAACAATTTCCCGAGCCTGATTTTGGGCCGTGTACTGCGCGTGCTGGTGTTCCCGTTTGGTCGTCGTCACACCGGGCCGTCGGACCGGCTGGATGCTGAAGTCGCTGAAGTCATGGGCCGGGCCAAGGGTGATCCGACGTTGGAGGCCATGCTCGCCGGCTGCTACCGTCCGCAATCGGCCGATGATCCGGTCGGCGCTTTACAGCACGCGTGTGATCTGCTCAGCGCCAGCCATCCACTGCAACAAAAGCTGCACCACGCGCTGAAAAATGGTCAGGTAATACCGATGGCCGGTGAACATCTGATCGACGCAGCGTTGCATGCCGGCGTGTTGCAACCGGTGGAAGCCGAAACACTGCGGGCCGCTGAAGCCGCACGGCGCAAGGTGATTGACGTCGATGACTTTGACAAAGAGGCGCTAACGCTGGCCGAGGGCAAGACGCGCTAA
- a CDS encoding glutathione S-transferase — protein sequence MLKIWGRKNSSNVRKALWCAQEVAVPYEAIDAGGAFGIVDDPEYRAMNPNGRIPLIEDDGLLLWESNAIVRYLAARYAPGTALYPENPAARASADKWMDWTTSSVAELFKPVFWGVVRTPAEQQDWTKINAAIKVCAEVLAVADEVLAEQPYLSGEAFGMGDIPLGSFIYAWFEMPIERPPLPHLQAWYERLKQRPAYRKAVMTTLN from the coding sequence ATGCTGAAGATTTGGGGCCGAAAGAACTCTTCCAATGTCCGCAAGGCGCTGTGGTGTGCGCAGGAAGTGGCAGTGCCATATGAAGCCATTGATGCGGGCGGCGCCTTCGGTATCGTTGATGACCCTGAATACCGGGCGATGAACCCCAACGGGCGGATTCCACTGATTGAAGATGACGGCCTGTTGCTCTGGGAATCCAATGCCATCGTGCGTTACCTGGCAGCGCGTTATGCGCCCGGCACAGCGCTGTATCCAGAAAATCCGGCTGCGCGCGCCAGCGCTGACAAGTGGATGGATTGGACAACCTCTTCGGTGGCGGAACTGTTTAAACCGGTATTTTGGGGCGTGGTGCGAACCCCAGCCGAGCAACAGGATTGGACGAAAATCAACGCCGCCATCAAAGTGTGTGCCGAGGTGCTGGCGGTGGCTGATGAGGTATTGGCCGAACAACCCTACCTTTCGGGTGAAGCATTCGGCATGGGCGACATTCCTTTGGGCAGCTTTATATATGCCTGGTTCGAGATGCCGATTGAACGCCCACCGCTGCCGCATCTCCAAGCCTGGTACGAGCGCTTGAAACAACGTCCGGCGTACCGCAAGGCTGTCATGACCACGTTGAATTAA
- a CDS encoding ABC transporter ATP-binding protein: protein MSSALSIRQLTKTYGNGFQALNGIELDVAEGDFYALLGPNGAGKSTTIGIISTLVNKTSGTVNIFGHDLDRDPAALKRCIGVVPQEFNFNQFEKTFDIVVTQAGYYGIPPKIAKERAEQYLTQLGLWDKRDVPSRALSGGMKRRLMIARALIHEPRLLILDEPTAGVDIELRRSMWTFLTELNEKGITIILTTHYLEEAEHLCRNIGIIDHGTIVQNMGMKQLLNTLHVETFLLDLKDAYQVAPLLIGYPATLVDSHTLEVQVDKTIGITGLFGQLALKNIEVVSLRNKTNRLEELFVSLVEKNLAKVAV, encoded by the coding sequence ATGAGTTCCGCTCTGTCCATACGGCAGCTAACCAAAACCTACGGCAACGGTTTCCAGGCCCTGAACGGTATCGAACTGGATGTCGCTGAAGGTGACTTTTATGCCTTGCTCGGCCCGAACGGCGCCGGCAAATCCACGACCATCGGTATCATTTCGACCTTGGTGAACAAGACCAGCGGAACCGTGAATATCTTCGGTCATGACCTCGATCGCGACCCCGCCGCGTTGAAACGCTGCATTGGCGTGGTGCCGCAAGAGTTCAACTTCAATCAGTTCGAGAAAACGTTCGACATCGTGGTGACCCAAGCCGGTTATTACGGGATCCCGCCGAAAATCGCCAAAGAACGCGCCGAGCAGTACCTGACTCAGTTGGGGCTGTGGGACAAACGCGATGTACCGTCGCGTGCCTTGTCTGGCGGTATGAAGCGTCGGTTGATGATTGCTCGGGCGTTGATTCACGAGCCGCGTCTGTTAATTCTCGATGAACCGACGGCAGGTGTGGATATTGAGCTGCGGCGCTCGATGTGGACCTTCCTCACTGAGCTGAACGAGAAAGGCATCACCATCATCCTCACCACGCATTATCTGGAAGAGGCTGAGCACCTGTGCCGCAACATCGGCATCATCGATCACGGCACCATCGTTCAAAACATGGGCATGAAGCAGTTGCTGAACACGCTGCACGTCGAGACCTTTCTGCTGGATCTGAAGGACGCGTATCAGGTAGCGCCGCTGTTGATCGGTTACCCGGCGACGCTGGTCGACAGCCACACACTGGAAGTGCAGGTGGATAAAACCATCGGTATCACTGGGTTGTTTGGCCAACTGGCGCTGAAGAACATCGAAGTGGTGAGCTTGCGCAACAAGACCAATCGCCTTGAGGAGCTGTTCGTGTCCCTAGTAGAAAAAAATCTGGCGAAGGTGGCCGTATGA
- a CDS encoding ABC transporter permease — MSAEPRIERVSELRPNLIALNTIVYREVRRFTRIWPQTLLPPAITMVLYFVIFGNLIGKQIGGMGGFTYMQYIVPGLIMMSVITNSYGNVVSSFFGSKFQRSIEELMVSPVSPHTILIGFTLGGVLRGLMVGVIVTILSMFFTDLQVHHLGITIIVVVLTATIFSLLGFINAVFARNFDDISIIPTFVLTPLTYLGGVFYSINLLPPFWQTVSLANPVLHMVNAFRYGILGVSDIRISVAMSFMVIATIALYLGCVRLLVSGRGMRQ, encoded by the coding sequence ATGAGTGCTGAGCCCCGTATTGAACGTGTCTCCGAGCTGCGGCCTAACCTGATCGCACTCAACACCATCGTGTACCGTGAAGTGCGCCGCTTCACCCGAATCTGGCCGCAGACCCTGCTCCCGCCAGCGATCACCATGGTGTTGTACTTCGTGATCTTCGGCAACCTGATCGGTAAGCAGATTGGCGGGATGGGTGGCTTTACCTACATGCAGTACATCGTGCCGGGGCTGATCATGATGTCGGTGATCACTAACTCCTACGGCAACGTGGTGTCGAGTTTCTTCGGCAGCAAGTTCCAGCGTTCTATTGAAGAATTGATGGTTTCGCCGGTTTCGCCCCACACCATCTTGATTGGTTTTACCTTGGGCGGCGTCTTGCGCGGTCTGATGGTGGGCGTCATCGTGACGATCTTGTCGATGTTCTTTACTGACCTGCAGGTCCATCACCTGGGCATTACGATCATTGTGGTAGTGCTGACCGCGACGATCTTCTCGCTGCTGGGCTTCATCAACGCGGTGTTCGCGCGCAACTTCGACGATATCTCGATTATCCCGACCTTCGTTCTGACGCCGTTGACGTATTTGGGCGGGGTGTTTTACTCGATCAACTTGCTGCCGCCGTTCTGGCAGACGGTATCACTGGCCAACCCTGTGCTGCACATGGTCAACGCCTTCCGCTACGGCATTCTCGGTGTGTCTGATATTCGCATCAGCGTGGCCATGAGCTTTATGGTCATCGCGACCATCGCACTGTACCTCGGCTGCGTGCGGTTGTTGGTCAGTGGGCGTGGGATGCGACAGTAG
- a CDS encoding DUF2062 domain-containing protein, with protein sequence MPRRLIKRFMPDPTSIREHKSLRYFGRFLQDPNLWHLNRHSVSRAMALGLFAALMPIPFQMLLAAALAIALRGNLPIGISLVWLTNPITMPPVFYCTYKIGSWLLQLPPRHFPSELTWDWISGQLSTVWQPLLLGSMMAGLVFGALGFGLIQLYWRWSVSRRWRLRREKRG encoded by the coding sequence ATGCCGCGTCGTCTGATCAAACGTTTCATGCCGGATCCGACCAGCATCAGGGAACACAAATCCTTACGCTATTTCGGGCGGTTCCTGCAGGATCCAAACCTGTGGCACCTCAATCGGCACTCCGTTTCCCGCGCCATGGCGCTGGGTTTGTTTGCCGCGCTGATGCCAATCCCGTTTCAAATGCTATTGGCTGCGGCCTTGGCCATCGCACTGCGCGGCAACCTGCCGATTGGCATCAGCCTGGTGTGGCTGACCAACCCGATCACCATGCCGCCGGTGTTTTATTGCACCTACAAAATCGGCTCATGGTTGCTGCAACTTCCCCCGCGCCATTTCCCGTCCGAACTGACCTGGGACTGGATCAGCGGACAGCTCTCCACCGTGTGGCAGCCTTTATTGCTGGGCTCGATGATGGCAGGCTTGGTGTTTGGCGCGCTGGGGTTCGGACTGATCCAGCTCTACTGGCGCTGGTCGGTAAGTAGGCGGTGGAGACTGAGGAGGGAAAAGCGTGGGTGA